The DNA sequence TTCTAATCGCTCTTGGCGATCAACCTCTGGTGAAACCTGAGACGATAAAAGCTATATTAGAGAAGGGCAATCCCTTGAAGGTGGTTCAACCAACTTACAACGGCAAAAGATATCATCCTCTGTTAATTCCTCGCAGCTTGATTGAAGCCATTCGTAGAGCTCCGATACATTTTACCTTGAAGGACCTCATGCCGCCACCGGAAGATAGGATTTTAATATCCGTCGACGACGAGGGAGTTGCCCTTGATGTGGACACGCCCGATGATCTGCAAAGGGCTGAAATCCTTTTAAAGGCCAGGCTAAAGGGATTGACGTAAGGCCTTTATGTTGGCCCCATTGTCGACGGCTATGACCTCAGACATTATGGAAATGGCAATTTCCTCTGGCGTCTCTGCCTTGATGGGCAGCCCAATGGGTGCAAATATGCTGTCGAGAAATTCTTGAGATACACTCATCTTGGACAAGTTTTCTTTCATCACGGCTATCTTGCGCTTGGAGCCTATTACTCCTATGTAGGCTGTTTTTTTGCCTTCAAGTTTCTGTACGACTTCCGTATCCAGAGAATGTCCCCTGGTCGCCACTATAACGTGAGTAAGGTCGTGAAACGACAGGTGTTTTTCAAAGGCCTCATCGAGAGGGCAAGCTATTGTACGGGCCCATGGGATGTTTTGTGTGTTGGCAAATTCCTCTCGTTCGTCCCATACAGTTACCGCATAGTTCAGGAAGCTTGCAACTTGGGCGACGGCCTTGCCTACGTGTCCTGCCCCGAAGATCAAGACTTCTTTTTTTCTGCCTATGAGCTCAAGAAACACCTTAGCCTTGCCGCCGCAGGCGGCCTTTGTATCTGTTGGCTCGGTCGCCGTAAATTCCTCTGAATATAGGGACGAAGGTCTTCCTTCACGGATCAGCTTTAGGGCTTCCTGAATGACGTGGTATTCTAAAATTCCTCCGCCAATGGTCCCTACGATCGAGCCGTCTTCCCAGACTAACATCTTGGCGCCTACGTTTCTTGGAGCTGATCCCTCTTCGTCTATGACTGTGCATAAAACGCTTCTTTTGCCCTTTTCGATGGAATCCTTCAAAGCCTGTACGATTGTTAGATCCATTGAATTTACCTCCTTGTATATATGGCTCATTTTGTTGCAGATTTATTATAAAATATACAAGTCAATCGAGGTTATATGGACTCAATTTATTTAAGGGTTAAATGAGCCCTTGAGGAGGATTTAAGTAATGCGAAAAAAGACGGTAAGCCTAGATCAGGCAATAGGTCATATCTTATCTCATGACTTGACGAAAATAGATGTCAAGACTGGCTTTAAGGGTGCCATCTTCAAAAAGGGACATGTAGTCGGACAAGATGACATAGAAACGCTAAGATCTATGGGAAGGGAACATCTAACGATATTGGAATTGGAAGAAGACGAGGTACACGAAGATGATGCCGCTTCGGCTTTAGGGTCAGCCATCTGTGGAAGAGGATTGAAATTGACCGCCCCAAGCGAAGGAAGGTGTAATTTGATAGCCGACTTCAGGGGGCTTCTTTACTTTGATCCAGACAAAGTTCATCTGATAAATTGCGATTCCGACTGGGTAGTAGTGACGTTGTATCCTTACACGATGGTGGAGCCCGGGGATATAGTTGCTGGTTTCAGAATTTTACCGCTTGTCATTAAGAAGGC is a window from the Acetomicrobium flavidum genome containing:
- a CDS encoding XdhC family protein, with amino-acid sequence MDLTIVQALKDSIEKGKRSVLCTVIDEEGSAPRNVGAKMLVWEDGSIVGTIGGGILEYHVIQEALKLIREGRPSSLYSEEFTATEPTDTKAACGGKAKVFLELIGRKKEVLIFGAGHVGKAVAQVASFLNYAVTVWDEREEFANTQNIPWARTIACPLDEAFEKHLSFHDLTHVIVATRGHSLDTEVVQKLEGKKTAYIGVIGSKRKIAVMKENLSKMSVSQEFLDSIFAPIGLPIKAETPEEIAISIMSEVIAVDNGANIKALRQSL
- a CDS encoding nucleotidyltransferase family protein — encoded protein: MKALLLAAGEGRRLGYHKMLRSIAGRPMIFWTLDSLTAAGFLPKDIIVVIGYNSSQTEGILKSYDASLNVVKNPDYKNEMFSSIKTGISFVPESCNHVLIALGDQPLVKPETIKAILEKGNPLKVVQPTYNGKRYHPLLIPRSLIEAIRRAPIHFTLKDLMPPPEDRILISVDDEGVALDVDTPDDLQRAEILLKARLKGLT